The Pseudomonas allokribbensis genome has a window encoding:
- the hfq gene encoding RNA chaperone Hfq: protein MSKGHSLQDPYLNTLRKEKVGVSIYLVNGIKLQGTIESFDQFVILLKNTVSQMVYKHAISTVVPVRPIRLPSATESEAGDAEPGNA from the coding sequence ATGTCAAAAGGGCATTCGCTACAAGACCCTTACTTGAATACTTTACGTAAAGAGAAAGTTGGGGTTTCCATCTACCTGGTCAACGGTATCAAACTGCAAGGCACGATCGAGTCGTTCGACCAGTTCGTTATCCTGCTGAAGAACACCGTCAGCCAGATGGTTTACAAACACGCTATCTCTACAGTCGTGCCGGTTCGTCCAATTCGTCTGCCAAGCGCAACCGAATCCGAAGCAGGTGACGCTGAGCCAGGTAACGCCTGA
- the hflK gene encoding FtsH protease activity modulator HflK, with protein sequence MAWNEPGGNSNNQDPWGGKRRNNGDRKGPPDLDEAFRKLQESLNGLFGGGKKRGDDGGGSGKSGGFGGLLGIGLVVLAAVWLYSAVYVVDEQEQAVVLRFGKYYETVGPGLNIYFPPIDKKYMENVTRERAYTKQGQMLTEDENIVEVPLTVQYKISNLQDFVLNVDQPEISLQHATDSALRHVVGSTAMDQVLTEGRELMASEIKERLQRFLDTYRTGITVTQVNVQSAAAPREVQEAFDDVIRAREDEQRSRNQAETYANGVVPEARGQAQRILEDANGYRDETVSRAKGEADRFTKLVAEYRKAPEVTRQRLYLDTMQEVFSSTSKVLVTGNKNGQSNLLYLPLDKMIQNSSGSNAPVTGSAAASNNTDVTPHVTDLPQSRTRETR encoded by the coding sequence ATGGCTTGGAATGAGCCGGGTGGCAACTCGAACAATCAGGATCCTTGGGGTGGCAAGCGCCGCAATAACGGCGACCGCAAGGGACCACCAGATCTCGACGAGGCCTTCCGAAAGCTGCAGGAAAGCCTGAACGGGTTGTTCGGTGGTGGTAAGAAACGGGGTGATGATGGCGGTGGTTCGGGCAAGAGTGGCGGCTTCGGCGGCCTGCTCGGCATCGGCCTCGTCGTGCTGGCGGCCGTGTGGCTGTACAGCGCGGTGTACGTGGTGGACGAGCAGGAGCAAGCCGTGGTGCTGCGCTTCGGCAAGTACTACGAGACCGTCGGCCCGGGCCTGAACATCTATTTCCCGCCGATCGACAAGAAGTACATGGAAAACGTCACGCGTGAGCGTGCCTACACCAAGCAGGGCCAGATGCTGACCGAAGACGAAAACATCGTCGAAGTGCCGCTGACCGTGCAGTACAAGATCAGCAACCTGCAGGACTTCGTGCTGAACGTCGACCAGCCGGAAATCAGCCTGCAACATGCGACCGACAGTGCGCTGCGCCATGTGGTGGGTTCCACCGCGATGGACCAGGTGCTGACCGAAGGTCGTGAGCTGATGGCCAGCGAGATCAAGGAGCGTCTGCAACGTTTCCTCGATACCTATCGCACCGGTATCACCGTCACCCAGGTCAACGTACAGAGCGCAGCCGCACCGCGTGAAGTGCAGGAAGCCTTCGATGACGTGATCCGCGCCCGTGAAGACGAGCAGCGTTCGCGCAACCAAGCTGAAACCTACGCCAATGGCGTGGTGCCGGAAGCCCGTGGTCAGGCCCAGCGCATCCTCGAAGATGCCAACGGCTACCGCGACGAAACGGTCTCGCGCGCCAAGGGTGAGGCTGATCGCTTCACCAAGCTGGTTGCCGAGTATCGCAAGGCGCCCGAGGTCACGCGTCAGCGTCTGTACCTGGACACCATGCAGGAAGTCTTCAGCAGCACCAGCAAGGTACTCGTGACCGGCAACAAGAACGGCCAGAGCAACCTGCTTTACCTGCCGCTGGACAAAATGATTCAGAACAGTTCGGGCAGCAATGCACCGGTCACCGGCTCGGCTGCCGCCAGCAACAACACGGACGTCACGCCGCATGTCACTGACCTGCCGCAGTCGCGCACAAGGGAGACCCGCTGA
- the hflX gene encoding ribosome rescue GTPase HflX: MFFERHGGGERVILVHLDGQDPEAREDPQEFQELANSAGAETVAFFNVPRHRPTAKFLIGSGKVEELRDLVHAEEADLVIFNHVLTPSQERNLERVFECRVIDRTGLILDIFAQRARTHEGKLQVELAQLDHMSTRLVRGWTHLERQGGGIGMRGPGETQLETDRRLLRVRLRQIKGRLEKVRSQREQSRRGRSRADIPTVSLVGYTNAGKSTLFNNVTKSDVYAADQLFATLDPTLRRLELDDLGPIVLADTVGFIRHLPHKLVEAFRSTLEESSNSDLLLHVIDAAEPDRMLQIEQVMVVLGEIGAQDLPILEVYNKLDLLEGVEPQIQRDENGRPQRVWLSARDGTGLELLEQAIAELLGSDLFVGTLRLPQRFARLRAQFFELGAVQKEEYDEEGVSLLAIRLPRSELNRLVSREGVVPTEFIEQHTLQ, encoded by the coding sequence TTGTTCTTTGAGCGCCACGGTGGTGGTGAGCGAGTGATCCTCGTTCACTTGGATGGACAGGACCCTGAGGCGCGCGAAGATCCGCAGGAGTTTCAGGAGTTGGCAAATTCGGCCGGCGCCGAGACCGTTGCGTTTTTTAACGTGCCGCGTCATCGGCCAACGGCCAAATTCCTGATTGGCAGCGGCAAGGTCGAGGAACTGCGCGACCTGGTCCACGCCGAAGAAGCCGATCTGGTGATCTTCAATCACGTCCTCACGCCCAGTCAGGAACGTAACCTCGAACGTGTTTTCGAGTGTCGCGTGATCGACCGTACCGGTCTGATTCTCGATATTTTCGCCCAGCGCGCCCGTACCCATGAAGGCAAGCTCCAGGTCGAACTGGCCCAGCTTGACCACATGAGCACCCGGCTCGTTCGCGGCTGGACTCACCTTGAGCGTCAGGGTGGTGGTATCGGCATGCGCGGTCCGGGTGAAACGCAGCTCGAAACCGACCGGCGACTGCTGCGGGTTCGCCTGCGCCAGATCAAGGGGCGGCTGGAAAAAGTGCGCAGCCAGCGCGAACAGTCGCGTCGCGGCCGCTCGCGTGCGGATATCCCAACCGTGTCTCTGGTGGGCTATACCAACGCCGGCAAGTCCACGCTCTTCAATAACGTGACGAAATCCGACGTGTACGCGGCGGACCAGTTGTTCGCCACGCTGGACCCGACCCTGCGCCGTCTGGAACTGGACGACCTGGGGCCGATTGTCCTGGCCGACACCGTGGGTTTCATTCGTCATTTGCCGCACAAGCTGGTCGAGGCATTTCGGTCTACGCTCGAAGAGTCGAGCAATTCCGACCTGCTGTTGCACGTGATCGATGCGGCCGAACCGGATCGCATGTTGCAGATCGAGCAGGTGATGGTGGTGCTGGGCGAGATTGGTGCCCAGGACTTGCCGATCCTCGAGGTCTATAACAAACTCGATTTGCTTGAAGGCGTTGAGCCACAAATCCAGCGCGACGAAAACGGCAGGCCTCAACGGGTCTGGCTGTCGGCGCGGGATGGCACTGGTCTGGAATTGCTTGAGCAAGCCATTGCCGAATTGCTGGGCAGTGATTTGTTTGTCGGAACCTTGCGTTTGCCCCAGCGGTTTGCGCGTCTGCGTGCACAGTTCTTCGAGCTGGGCGCGGTACAGAAAGAAGAATACGACGAAGAAGGTGTCAGCTTGCTGGCCATTCGATTGCCACGCTCGGAGCTCAATCGACTGGTCAGTCGTGAAGGCGTTGTGCCGACGGAGTTCATCGAGCAACACACTTTGCAATAA
- the miaA gene encoding tRNA (adenosine(37)-N6)-dimethylallyltransferase MiaA translates to MSQLPPAIFLMGPTAAGKTDLAIELTKVLPCELISVDSALVYRGMDIGTAKPSKELLAEHPHRLIDILDPAESYSAADFRRDALQAMAEITARGKIPLLVGGTMLYYKALVEGLADMPAADPEVRAQIEEEAARLGWQALHDQLAVIDPESAARIHPNDPQRLSRALEVYRVSGQSMTELRLKQSEQSTQAAASGLQQLPYTVANLAIAPANRQVLHDRIKQRFTNMLEQGFIDEVVALRNRSDLHAGLPSIRAVGYRQVWDYLDGKLTSAEMQERGIIATRQLAKRQFTWLRSWDDLHWLDSLDCDNLPRALKYLGTISILS, encoded by the coding sequence ATGAGCCAGCTTCCTCCAGCGATTTTCCTGATGGGCCCGACCGCTGCGGGCAAGACCGACCTGGCCATCGAGCTGACCAAGGTGCTGCCGTGCGAGTTGATCAGCGTCGATTCGGCGCTGGTCTATCGCGGCATGGACATCGGCACGGCCAAACCGTCCAAAGAACTGCTCGCCGAACATCCTCATCGGCTGATCGACATCCTCGACCCGGCCGAGAGCTATTCGGCGGCCGATTTCCGCCGCGATGCCCTGCAAGCCATGGCCGAAATCACCGCACGCGGAAAAATTCCGCTGCTGGTAGGCGGCACGATGCTCTATTACAAGGCTTTGGTCGAAGGTCTGGCGGATATGCCGGCGGCGGATCCCGAGGTTCGTGCGCAGATCGAGGAAGAGGCTGCACGCCTTGGCTGGCAAGCCTTGCACGATCAGTTGGCAGTGATCGATCCGGAATCGGCAGCGCGTATTCACCCGAATGATCCTCAGCGCCTGAGTCGTGCGCTGGAAGTCTATCGGGTCAGCGGTCAGAGCATGACTGAACTGCGGCTGAAACAATCTGAACAAAGTACCCAAGCTGCGGCATCGGGACTGCAACAATTGCCCTATACTGTCGCGAACTTGGCCATTGCTCCGGCAAATCGCCAGGTGCTGCACGACCGCATTAAACAAAGATTCACAAATATGCTGGAACAGGGATTCATCGACGAGGTCGTAGCCCTGCGTAATAGAAGTGACCTGCATGCCGGGTTGCCGTCTATACGTGCGGTAGGCTATCGCCAAGTCTGGGATTACCTGGATGGCAAGCTGACGTCGGCTGAAATGCAGGAGCGGGGCATCATTGCCACGCGCCAATTGGCCAAACGCCAGTTTACCTGGCTGCGCAGCTGGGACGATTTACACTGGCTCGACAGTCTGGATTGCGACAATCTGCCACGCGCCTTGAAATACCTTGGGACCATCTCCATATTGAGCTGA
- the hflC gene encoding protease modulator HflC codes for MSNKSLIALIVGVVVVLVGWNCFYIVAQTERAVLLQFGRVVQADVQPGLHVKVPYVNQVRKFDARLMTLDAPTQRFLTLEKKAVMVDAYAKWRVKDAERFYTATSGLKQIADERLSRRLESGLRDQFGKRTLHEVVSGERDALMADITASLNKMAEKELGIEVVDVRVKAIDLPKEVNRSVFERMSTEREREAREHRAKGNELAEGIRADADRQRRVLLAEAYRESEEIRGDGDAQAAAIYSKAYGQDQEFYGFYRSLRAYRESFANKSDVLVLDPSSDFFRYLEKSKP; via the coding sequence ATGAGCAATAAATCGCTGATCGCCCTGATCGTTGGCGTTGTTGTGGTACTGGTTGGCTGGAACTGCTTCTACATCGTGGCTCAGACCGAGCGTGCGGTGTTGCTGCAGTTCGGTCGCGTGGTTCAGGCCGATGTTCAGCCTGGTCTGCATGTGAAGGTGCCTTACGTTAACCAGGTGCGTAAATTCGACGCACGTCTGATGACGCTGGATGCACCGACACAACGCTTCCTGACGCTGGAAAAGAAAGCCGTGATGGTCGATGCCTACGCCAAGTGGCGCGTGAAGGATGCCGAGCGCTTCTACACCGCGACTTCCGGCCTCAAGCAGATCGCCGACGAGCGTCTGTCCCGTCGTCTGGAATCGGGCCTGCGTGACCAGTTCGGTAAACGTACCCTGCACGAAGTGGTATCCGGTGAGCGCGATGCGCTGATGGCCGATATCACGGCGTCGTTGAACAAGATGGCGGAAAAAGAGCTGGGTATCGAAGTGGTCGATGTCCGGGTCAAGGCCATCGATCTGCCGAAAGAAGTGAACCGCAGTGTGTTCGAACGTATGAGCACCGAGCGTGAGCGTGAAGCTCGCGAGCACCGCGCCAAGGGTAACGAGCTTGCCGAAGGCATCCGTGCCGACGCCGATCGTCAACGCCGCGTGCTGCTGGCTGAAGCCTATCGTGAATCCGAAGAGATTCGCGGTGACGGTGACGCCCAGGCCGCTGCGATCTACTCCAAGGCCTACGGTCAGGATCAGGAGTTCTACGGTTTCTACCGTAGCCTGCGTGCCTACCGT